In Phocoena sinus isolate mPhoSin1 chromosome 10, mPhoSin1.pri, whole genome shotgun sequence, a single genomic region encodes these proteins:
- the LOC116760453 gene encoding DNA dC->dU-editing enzyme APOBEC-3H-like isoform X2 yields MEPQHPRQRAGMGLASKGGCSQRPRIRHPVEWLDRQTFSFHFRNLRFANGRNYTYLCYQVYPCHAELCFLSWFRAKKLSSYEQYHITWFLSWSPCLSCAEQVAAFLKENRNVRLSIFAARLYYFWKPDYQHGLRLLRHQRAWVRIMSFRDFKYCWENFVYNQGMPFEPWKKLRKNYQFLVAKLHEILGNTMNLLKTNIFRQQFGNQLRVPQPCYRRKTYLCYQLKQLDGFTLDKGCFQNKKQRHAEIRFIDKITSLNLDPNQRYKIICYVTWSPCPACAGELVDFINGRDNLSLQIFASRLYFHWVKVFQRGLQQLQAAQVSVAVMTRSEFEDCWEEFVDNQGMPFESWDKLEQYSESISRRLQRILSPSNWNNLEDSFRDLRLGSPSPSSLRSDSR; encoded by the exons ATGGAGCCCCAGCACCCGAGACAAAGGGCAGGGATGGGACTAGCCAGCAAAGGAGGCTGCAGCCAGAGGCCCCGGATCAG GCACCCAGTGGAGTGGTTAGATCGCCAAACCTTCTCCTTCCACTTTCGCAACCTGAGATTTGCCAATGGGCGGAACTACACCTACCTCTGCTACCAG GTCTATCCCTGCCATGCGGAACTCTGCTTCCTCTCTTGGTTTCGCGCTAAGAAGCTGTCCTCTTACGAGCAGTACCACATCACCTGGTTCTTATCCTGGAGCCCCTGCTTGTCATGTGCAGAGCAGGTGGCTGCGTTCCTGAAGGAGAACAGGAACGTGAGGCTGAGCATCTTCGCCGCCCGCCTCTACTACTTCTGGAAACCAGATTACCAGCACGGGCTGCGCCTGCTGCGCCACCAGAGGGCCTGGGTGCGCATCATGTCCTTCCGAG ACTTTAAATACTGTTGGGAAAACTTTGTGTACAATCAGGGAATGCCCTTCGAGCCTTGGAAGAAACTGCGTAAAAATTATCAGTTCCTGGTGGCAAAGCTTCATGAAATTCTCGG AAACACAATGAATCtgctaaaaacaaatatattcagaCAACAGTTTGGCAACCAGCTCCGGGTCCCACAGCCCTGCTACCGGAGGAAGACCTATTTGTGCTACCAGCTGAAGCAGCTCGATGGCTTCACGCTTGACAAAGGCTGCTTCCAAAACAAG AAACAGCGACATGCAGAAATTCGCTTTATTGACAAGATCACCTCGCTGAATCTCGACCCAAACCAGCGCTACAAAATCATCTGCTATGTCACGTGGAGCCCCTGCCCTGCCTGTGCCGGGGAACTCGTTGATTTCATCAATGGTCGGGACAACCTGAGCCTGCAGATCTTTGCCTCCCGCCTGTACTTCCACTGGGTCAAGGTGTTTCAGAGGGGGCTGCAGCAGCTACAAGCAGCCCAGGTCTCAGTGGCTGTCATGACCCGCTCAG AGTTTGAAGACTGCTGGGAAGAATTTGTGGATAACCAGGGGATGCCCTTCGAGTCCTGGGATAAGCTGGAGCAATACAGTGAAAGCATAAGCCGTCGGCTCCAGAGGATCCTGTCG CCCTCGAATTGGAATAATTTAGAGGATTCCTTCAGAGACTTGAGACTTGGATCCCCATCCCCTTCATCGTTAAGAAGTGACTCAAGATGA
- the LOC116760453 gene encoding DNA dC->dU-editing enzyme APOBEC-3B-like isoform X1 gives MEPQHPRQRAGMGLASKGGCSQRPRIRHPVEWLDRQTFSFHFRNLRFANGRNYTYLCYQVERLKHCSPDSSDWGVFQNWVYPCHAELCFLSWFRAKKLSSYEQYHITWFLSWSPCLSCAEQVAAFLKENRNVRLSIFAARLYYFWKPDYQHGLRLLRHQRAWVRIMSFRDFKYCWENFVYNQGMPFEPWKKLRKNYQFLVAKLHEILGNTMNLLKTNIFRQQFGNQLRVPQPCYRRKTYLCYQLKQLDGFTLDKGCFQNKKQRHAEIRFIDKITSLNLDPNQRYKIICYVTWSPCPACAGELVDFINGRDNLSLQIFASRLYFHWVKVFQRGLQQLQAAQVSVAVMTRSEFEDCWEEFVDNQGMPFESWDKLEQYSESISRRLQRILSPSNWNNLEDSFRDLRLGSPSPSSLRSDSR, from the exons ATGGAGCCCCAGCACCCGAGACAAAGGGCAGGGATGGGACTAGCCAGCAAAGGAGGCTGCAGCCAGAGGCCCCGGATCAG GCACCCAGTGGAGTGGTTAGATCGCCAAACCTTCTCCTTCCACTTTCGCAACCTGAGATTTGCCAATGGGCGGAACTACACCTACCTCTGCTACCAGGTGGAAAGACTGAAGCACTGCTCTCCTGACTCCTCCGACTGGGGGGTCTTTCAAAACTGG GTCTATCCCTGCCATGCGGAACTCTGCTTCCTCTCTTGGTTTCGCGCTAAGAAGCTGTCCTCTTACGAGCAGTACCACATCACCTGGTTCTTATCCTGGAGCCCCTGCTTGTCATGTGCAGAGCAGGTGGCTGCGTTCCTGAAGGAGAACAGGAACGTGAGGCTGAGCATCTTCGCCGCCCGCCTCTACTACTTCTGGAAACCAGATTACCAGCACGGGCTGCGCCTGCTGCGCCACCAGAGGGCCTGGGTGCGCATCATGTCCTTCCGAG ACTTTAAATACTGTTGGGAAAACTTTGTGTACAATCAGGGAATGCCCTTCGAGCCTTGGAAGAAACTGCGTAAAAATTATCAGTTCCTGGTGGCAAAGCTTCATGAAATTCTCGG AAACACAATGAATCtgctaaaaacaaatatattcagaCAACAGTTTGGCAACCAGCTCCGGGTCCCACAGCCCTGCTACCGGAGGAAGACCTATTTGTGCTACCAGCTGAAGCAGCTCGATGGCTTCACGCTTGACAAAGGCTGCTTCCAAAACAAG AAACAGCGACATGCAGAAATTCGCTTTATTGACAAGATCACCTCGCTGAATCTCGACCCAAACCAGCGCTACAAAATCATCTGCTATGTCACGTGGAGCCCCTGCCCTGCCTGTGCCGGGGAACTCGTTGATTTCATCAATGGTCGGGACAACCTGAGCCTGCAGATCTTTGCCTCCCGCCTGTACTTCCACTGGGTCAAGGTGTTTCAGAGGGGGCTGCAGCAGCTACAAGCAGCCCAGGTCTCAGTGGCTGTCATGACCCGCTCAG AGTTTGAAGACTGCTGGGAAGAATTTGTGGATAACCAGGGGATGCCCTTCGAGTCCTGGGATAAGCTGGAGCAATACAGTGAAAGCATAAGCCGTCGGCTCCAGAGGATCCTGTCG CCCTCGAATTGGAATAATTTAGAGGATTCCTTCAGAGACTTGAGACTTGGATCCCCATCCCCTTCATCGTTAAGAAGTGACTCAAGATGA
- the LOC116760455 gene encoding LOW QUALITY PROTEIN: activating signal cointegrator 1 complex subunit 2-like (The sequence of the model RefSeq protein was modified relative to this genomic sequence to represent the inferred CDS: deleted 1 base in 1 codon; substituted 1 base at 1 genomic stop codon) produces the protein MPALPLDQLQITHKDLETGKLRTSPALTWKWVVFDETLQKCLDSYLHCVPRKFDQRVASVPEVIDMEKCLHRSVFLAFLRMSTHKESKDHFISPSAFGXILYNNFQFDIPKILDLCVLSGKGNSPLLQKTIGNIFIQQPSYYNDLDESMPTILQVCSNILQHCGLQGDGACTTPQKLEERGRLTPSDMPLLKLKDIVLYLCDTCTTLWAFPDIFPLACPTFQKHDFCNRLASFYEIAIPELESVIKKRRLEDSKLLGDLWQRLSHSRKKLLEIFHILLKQICLLPVLESSCDNIQGFTEEFLQIFNSLLQEKRLLRDYDALFPVADDVSLLQQASALDETRTAHILQAVESAWEGVDRGKATDAKDPPMAENPNRVVEAAEAVSRPSPLPQNSEEEECLGAAAAPGPAACGMELDSLNSQVKDLLPDLGEGFIVACLEHYSYDAAQVINKSLEGRLAPALGQLDRGLDRQVKPDPAPLLTSRHNISQNVELDVFSRDSVDLSRVHKGRRKAAAGPSPSLRC, from the exons ATGCCAGCTCTGCCCCTGGACCAACTCCAGATCACCCACAAGGACCTGGAGACAGGGAAGCTGAGGACTTCACCAGCGCTGACCTGGAAGTGG GTTGTCTTCGACGAGACCCTGCAGAAGTGCCTGGACTCCTACCTGCACTGTGTCCCCCGAAAGTTCGACCAGCGGGTGGCCTCAGTCCCTGAGGTCATTGACATGGAGAAGTGCCTCCACCGAAGTGTTTTTCTCGCCTTCCTTCGCATGTCCACTCACAAGGAATCCAAAGATCACTTCATTTCCCCCTCTGCTTTTGGATGAATCCTCTACAACAACTTCCAGTTTGACATCCCAAAGATCCTGGACCTCTGCGTGCTCTCTGGAAAAGGCAACTCCCCGCTGCTGCAGAAGACGATAGGAAACATCTTCATCCAGCAGCCAAGTTACTATAATGACCTGGATGAAAGCATGCCCACCATCCTTCAGGTCTGCAGCAATATCCTCCAGCACTGTGGTTTGCAAGGGGACGGGGCCTGCACCACACCCCAGAAGCTTGAGGAGAGGGGCCGGCTGACCCCCAGCGACATGCCTCTCCTGAAATTAAAGGACATTGTTCTCTACCTTTGTGATACCTGCACCACACTCTGGGCCTTTCCAGATATCTTCCCTTTGGCTTGCCCAACCTTCCAGAAACACGACTTCTGT AACCGGCTAGCTTCCTTTTACGAAATAGCAATTCCCGAACTGGAGTCTGTAATTAAGAAGAGGAGGCTTGAAGATAGCAAGCTGCTAGGTGACCTGTGGCAGAGGCTCTCTCATTCCAGGAAGAAGCTACTGGAGATTTTTCACATCCTCCTGAAGCAGATCTGCCTTCTCCCAGTCCTAGAAAGCAGCTGTGACAACATTCAGGGCTTCACTGAAGAGTTCCTTCAGATCTTCAACTCCTTGCTGCAGGAGAAAAGGCTTCTCCGAGACTATGATGCGCTCTTCCCTGTGGCCGATGACGTCAGCCTGTTGCAGCAGGCCTCAGCCTTGGATGAGACTCGGACGGCCCACATCCTCCAGGCAGTCGAGAGTGCATGGGAAGGGGTGGACCGAGGGAAAGCCACCGATGCCAAAGACCCACCGATGGCTGAGAATCCTAACAGGGTCGTGGAGGCGGCAGAGGCGGTCAGCAGACCGTCACCGCTTCCCCAGAACTCGGAGGAAGAGGAGTGCCTGGGGGCAGCGGCTGCTCCAGGCCCTGCCGCGTGCGGCATGGAGCTGGACTCACTCAACTCCCAGGTGAAGGACCTGCTGCCAGACCTCGGCGAGGGCTTCATCGTGGCCTGCCTGGAGCACTACAGCTATGACGCGGCCCAGGTGATCAACAAGAGCCTGGAGGGGCGGCTGGCCCCTGCCCTTGGCCAGCTGGACCGTGGCCTAGACAGACAGGTGAAGCCAGACCCGGCGCCCCTGCTGACGTCTCGTCACAACATCTCTCAGAACGTTGAGTTGGACGTGTTCAGCAGGGACTCAGTGGACCTGAGCCGGGTACACAAGGGCAGGAGGAAGGCAGCCGCAGGCCCTTCACCATCCCTCAGGTGCTGA